A window from Haloarchaeobius amylolyticus encodes these proteins:
- a CDS encoding NRAMP family divalent metal transporter, translated as MATEDGAGRLDSLLSQMGPTWLAGAIAAGPATMASLLTAGAGYGYTLLWIVLLSALLGATAQFLATRLGLLTEAGIVSVVEERLGSRWAWLLVADAVLASGLAQLVIMKTVADVSATITGIDAVVWAVVWGVVLAVGLAGGGYHIAETGAKVLVSLVVLAFVASLVIVPVDLGAAATGLVPRIPGGTSGALAAAGILGGAVHITLVTMQSYTMRARGWTREDSDLAIADIGGSMLLAFGVYSLAIFLVAAGVLHSAGSVSPGDLTATAAAQALGPLVGENAKWLFLLGLWGAAISTLGGNTTVPPYLLADKLGWEQDVSDSRYRTAIVVTALVGIGGVFLGGAFFPLLVLVLAFGLVGTPFAIALVLFLLNDPGTVPETNSVAANVAGLVLIGVTTVTAGSFLRGQVQAGIWDPLTLFVVGFASVLAVAMLGLLALFVRNRSRQEPAAQESLD; from the coding sequence ATGGCGACCGAAGACGGTGCAGGCCGCCTCGACTCGTTGCTCTCGCAGATGGGCCCGACGTGGCTCGCCGGCGCCATCGCGGCCGGGCCGGCGACCATGGCGAGCCTCCTGACGGCGGGGGCGGGCTACGGCTACACGCTCCTGTGGATCGTCCTGCTGTCGGCCCTCCTCGGCGCGACCGCGCAATTCCTCGCGACGCGGCTCGGCCTGCTGACCGAGGCCGGCATCGTCTCCGTGGTCGAAGAGCGCCTCGGCTCGCGCTGGGCGTGGCTGCTCGTCGCCGACGCGGTGCTGGCCTCCGGACTCGCCCAGCTCGTCATCATGAAGACGGTCGCCGACGTGAGCGCGACCATCACGGGCATCGACGCCGTGGTCTGGGCGGTCGTCTGGGGGGTCGTCCTCGCGGTCGGGCTCGCCGGCGGCGGCTACCACATCGCCGAGACGGGCGCGAAGGTGCTCGTCTCCCTCGTGGTGCTCGCCTTCGTGGCCTCGCTGGTCATCGTCCCGGTCGACCTCGGCGCGGCCGCGACCGGCCTCGTCCCGCGCATCCCGGGCGGTACCAGCGGCGCGCTCGCCGCGGCGGGCATCCTCGGCGGCGCGGTCCACATCACCCTCGTGACGATGCAGTCGTACACGATGCGCGCTCGGGGCTGGACCCGCGAGGATTCGGACCTCGCCATCGCCGACATCGGCGGGTCGATGCTGCTCGCCTTCGGCGTCTACAGCCTCGCCATCTTCCTCGTCGCCGCGGGCGTCCTGCACTCGGCGGGCTCGGTCTCCCCGGGCGACCTCACCGCGACCGCAGCCGCACAGGCCCTCGGCCCCCTCGTCGGCGAGAACGCGAAATGGCTGTTCCTGCTCGGCCTGTGGGGCGCGGCCATCTCCACCCTCGGCGGGAACACGACGGTCCCGCCGTACCTGCTCGCCGACAAGCTCGGCTGGGAGCAGGACGTCTCGGACTCGCGGTACCGGACCGCCATCGTCGTGACGGCCCTCGTGGGTATCGGCGGTGTGTTCCTCGGCGGCGCGTTCTTCCCACTGCTGGTGCTGGTGCTCGCGTTCGGGCTCGTCGGGACGCCCTTCGCCATCGCGCTCGTCCTGTTCCTGCTCAACGACCCCGGCACGGTGCCGGAGACGAACTCGGTCGCCGCGAACGTCGCGGGGCTGGTGCTCATCGGCGTCACCACCGTCACGGCCGGGTCGTTCCTCCGCGGGCAGGTCCAGGCCGGTATCTGGGACCCGCTGACCCTGTTCGTCGTCGGCTTCGCGAGCGTGCTGGCCGTGGCGATGCTCGGCCTGCTGGCGCTGTTCGTCCGGAACCGGAGCAGGCAGGAACCGGCCGCCCAGGAATCGCTCGACTGA
- a CDS encoding phytanoyl-CoA dioxygenase family protein yields the protein MQLIDSQFAHYQREGYVVVEDLLDEAVVERTSERLREYVAGERTEQGFSRMLEPDAESLPEGAGSEAEPVRKFEGLDMVREDEVFADLAHHEDIVSVVQDLQGPNLKLLRSAAMLKPPRVGSEKKFHQDAAYYPIHPMDHVTVWVALDEATTENGCMQVVPGAHTDGLLTHEALEYDTDITLTGRDYGPEDTVALPMEPGDVLFQHCLLPHYTAPNTTDDWRRAFILAYMRSRSRFTDEEPPEWVDSHHIAGKEFAGCV from the coding sequence ATGCAGCTCATAGACAGCCAGTTCGCCCACTACCAGCGCGAGGGGTACGTGGTGGTGGAGGACCTCCTCGACGAGGCGGTCGTCGAGCGAACCAGCGAGCGACTGCGGGAGTACGTCGCCGGCGAGCGCACGGAACAGGGGTTCAGCCGGATGCTCGAACCGGACGCCGAGTCGCTGCCGGAGGGTGCCGGCAGCGAGGCAGAACCCGTCCGGAAGTTCGAGGGACTGGACATGGTGCGCGAGGACGAGGTGTTCGCCGACCTCGCCCACCACGAGGACATCGTCTCGGTGGTCCAGGACCTCCAGGGGCCGAACCTGAAGCTCCTGCGGAGCGCGGCGATGCTGAAGCCACCCAGGGTCGGCAGCGAGAAGAAGTTCCACCAGGACGCGGCGTACTACCCCATCCACCCGATGGACCACGTCACGGTCTGGGTCGCGCTGGACGAGGCGACCACGGAGAACGGCTGTATGCAGGTGGTACCGGGGGCACACACCGACGGCCTGCTCACCCACGAGGCGCTCGAGTACGACACCGACATCACCCTGACCGGACGTGACTACGGACCCGAGGACACGGTGGCACTCCCGATGGAACCGGGCGACGTGCTGTTCCAGCACTGCCTGTTGCCCCACTACACCGCGCCGAACACGACCGACGACTGGCGGCGCGCGTTCATCCTCGCCTACATGCGGTCGCGGTCGCGGTTCACCGACGAGGAGCCGCCCGAGTGGGTCGACAGCCACCACATCGCTGGGAAAGAGTTCGCGGGGTGCGTCTGA
- a CDS encoding DUF7475 family protein: MASVSTRLVGRYRSMSTLESVAVLLVLVTALVHLYEGVEDFNEGVLGILFLLAGLGFLGAIVLFFLDFPRLPLYIVGIFYTGLQFVLYFVLRWPEVYDTLGVFDKAVQFVLMLVLVELFRSERAKSDEETAGEETAE, encoded by the coding sequence ATGGCAAGTGTCAGTACACGTCTCGTCGGTCGGTACCGGTCGATGAGCACGCTGGAGTCCGTCGCCGTCCTGCTCGTCCTCGTCACCGCGCTGGTCCACCTGTACGAGGGCGTCGAGGACTTCAACGAGGGGGTCCTCGGCATCCTGTTCCTGCTCGCCGGGCTGGGGTTCCTCGGCGCCATCGTGCTGTTCTTCCTCGACTTCCCACGACTCCCGCTCTACATCGTCGGCATCTTCTACACCGGCCTCCAGTTCGTGCTCTACTTCGTGCTGCGCTGGCCGGAGGTCTACGACACCCTCGGCGTGTTCGACAAGGCGGTCCAGTTCGTGCTCATGCTCGTCCTCGTGGAGTTGTTCCGGTCCGAACGCGCGAAATCGGACGAGGAGACCGCGGGCGAAGAGACGGCCGAGTGA
- the proC gene encoding pyrroline-5-carboxylate reductase, with protein sequence MVYVSVIGCGNMGSALIEGLSTAGGYSVTACDLDPDARDRVAEFSDETTDDPAAATKGADIVVVAVKPDIVGPVLESIDLSPDQTLVTFAAGVRREYVRARTEATVVRVMPNIAAAYGSMAAAAVAEGLTDEVRDMLSAVGIYVEVEESLMDIATAVNGSGPAFVFYLLEAMKDAGIESGLTPEQAELLAAQTFRGAADIVLADDRSVDELIDAVCSPNGTTIEGMKVLRASDADTAMMDAVEAARVRSVELAEEFRDD encoded by the coding sequence ATGGTCTACGTGAGCGTTATCGGCTGTGGAAACATGGGGAGCGCCCTGATAGAGGGCCTCTCGACGGCCGGCGGGTATTCCGTGACGGCCTGCGACCTCGACCCCGACGCGCGCGACCGCGTCGCGGAGTTCTCCGACGAGACGACCGACGACCCGGCAGCGGCGACGAAAGGCGCCGACATCGTCGTCGTCGCCGTCAAACCAGACATCGTCGGCCCGGTGCTGGAGTCCATCGACCTCTCGCCGGACCAGACGCTCGTCACCTTCGCGGCCGGCGTCCGCCGTGAGTACGTCCGCGCCCGCACCGAGGCGACCGTCGTCCGGGTGATGCCGAACATCGCGGCCGCCTACGGCAGCATGGCCGCGGCGGCCGTGGCCGAGGGCCTCACCGACGAGGTCCGGGACATGCTCTCGGCCGTCGGCATCTACGTCGAGGTCGAGGAGTCCCTGATGGATATCGCGACCGCGGTCAACGGGAGCGGCCCGGCGTTCGTCTTCTATCTCCTCGAGGCGATGAAGGACGCCGGTATCGAGAGCGGTCTCACCCCGGAGCAGGCGGAGTTGCTCGCCGCACAGACGTTCAGGGGTGCGGCCGACATCGTCCTCGCCGACGACCGCAGCGTGGACGAACTCATCGACGCGGTCTGTTCGCCCAACGGCACGACCATCGAGGGCATGAAGGTCCTCCGGGCGAGCGACGCGGACACCGCGATGATGGACGCCGTCGAGGCAGCACGCGTGCGGTCGGTGGAA